The following is a genomic window from Variovorax paradoxus.
TCGATCGAGAAGCTCTCGATCGGCGTGCTGCTGCGTCCGTCGCGCACGAGTTCGGCCAGCACTTCGCCGGCTGCGGGGCCGATCTGGAAACCCGCGCCTGAAAAGCCGAAGCCGTGGAACAGCCCGGGCGTGGTGCGGCTTGGCCCGAGCACCGGCTGGTGGTCAGGCAGGTTGCCTTCGGTGCCGCTCCAGGTGCGGATGAAATGCGCATGCCGCAGCGTGGGCAGCAGTTCGACGGCTTGCGCCGCGAGCGTGGCGATGGCGTCGCGATCTGCGCGCGCGCGATCGGCATCGAGCGCAAAGCCCCTGCCACCGCCGAGCACCAGGTTGCCGCGCGCCACCTGCCGGCAGTAGATGCCGCCGCCTTCGACGCCGAGGCTCCAGTCCATGAAGTGCGGCACCGGTTCGGTCACCGCCATGACCGGGTGGCTCGAGCGCAGGGGAACGGCCTCGCCGAAATATTCGGCAATGGGGCCGGACCATGCGCCCGCGCAATTGAGCAGCGCCGGCGCATGCACTTCAAGCGCGTTGCCCGAACGCAGCAGGAAGCCCTTGCCGTCGTGCATCACTTCGTCGACCTTGTGGCGCTCGAAGATCTGCGCGCCCGCGCGCTGCGCTGCGAGCGCGAAGGCCGGCGACACCAGCCGCGGATTGGCCTGCCCGTCTTCGGCACACAGCGATCCGCCCACGGCACGTGTGCCGAGCCAGGGGCAGCGCTCGCGCAGGCGGGCCGCCGAGATCAGTTCGAGCCCCAGGTCGAAGTCGCGGCTCTTCGTGCGGTACTGTTCCAGCGATGCCATGTCGGCTTCGCTGCGCGCGATCTTGAAGTGACCCGAACGCAGGTACTCGCCGTCGGTGCCGATGGTTTCGCGCAGGTTGCCCCAGATGCGGTGTGCACGCTGCGCCAGCGGCAGCTGGCTCACCGGCCGGCCCTGGCGCCGCACGCCGCCGTAGTTCACGCCGCTGGAGCGCGAGCCGCACAAATCGCGCTCCAGCACCACCACGCCAATGCCCATCTTTCGCAAGGCCAGCGCGGCGGA
Proteins encoded in this region:
- a CDS encoding NAD(P)/FAD-dependent oxidoreductase, whose amino-acid sequence is MTGRKTLRTDVAIVGGGIVGASAALALRKMGIGVVVLERDLCGSRSSGVNYGGVRRQGRPVSQLPLAQRAHRIWGNLRETIGTDGEYLRSGHFKIARSEADMASLEQYRTKSRDFDLGLELISAARLRERCPWLGTRAVGGSLCAEDGQANPRLVSPAFALAAQRAGAQIFERHKVDEVMHDGKGFLLRSGNALEVHAPALLNCAGAWSGPIAEYFGEAVPLRSSHPVMAVTEPVPHFMDWSLGVEGGGIYCRQVARGNLVLGGGRGFALDADRARADRDAIATLAAQAVELLPTLRHAHFIRTWSGTEGNLPDHQPVLGPSRTTPGLFHGFGFSGAGFQIGPAAGEVLAELVRDGRSSTPIESFSIERFFAAAANEEAPTTADKTTTPTPP